Proteins co-encoded in one Acidovorax sp. 69 genomic window:
- a CDS encoding gamma-glutamylcyclotransferase, whose protein sequence is MTTTHTVHPSHAFVHVPELLDRLTPAHASGLRLTDEVLAEWDAQARCQGLPSNWRWPDADVERSRREVLPEVATHPQDLWVFAYGSLMWNPGFHFDQVRRAHLQGFARRFALCTHIGRGTPDCPGLVLTLQPDADHACEGLAFRIPAALVDAESRLLWRREMITGAYCPALLPLQTPQGLVHALVLTANTAHPHYRGDLSMQATAATIAKACGRIGSNREYLDQLVGQFGVLGIQDGYVNRLADLVEAA, encoded by the coding sequence ATGACTACCACCCACACTGTTCACCCCTCACACGCCTTTGTGCATGTGCCCGAACTGCTGGACCGCCTGACCCCGGCCCACGCCTCAGGCCTGCGGCTGACCGACGAAGTGCTGGCCGAGTGGGATGCACAGGCACGCTGTCAGGGCCTTCCATCCAACTGGCGCTGGCCCGACGCAGATGTGGAACGCTCGCGCCGCGAAGTGCTGCCAGAGGTTGCGACGCACCCACAGGACCTGTGGGTGTTTGCCTACGGCTCGCTGATGTGGAACCCAGGGTTTCATTTCGACCAGGTGCGCAGAGCCCATCTTCAAGGCTTTGCGCGCCGTTTCGCGCTGTGCACCCACATCGGCCGTGGCACCCCCGATTGCCCCGGCCTGGTGCTCACGCTGCAGCCCGATGCCGACCATGCCTGTGAAGGTCTGGCGTTTCGCATACCCGCTGCACTCGTCGATGCGGAATCTCGCCTGCTGTGGCGCCGCGAGATGATCACTGGCGCCTATTGCCCGGCACTGTTGCCCCTGCAAACACCCCAAGGCCTGGTGCACGCGCTGGTACTGACCGCCAACACGGCGCACCCTCATTACCGGGGTGATTTGTCAATGCAGGCCACGGCCGCCACCATCGCAAAGGCCTGCGGCCGCATAGGCAGCAACCGGGAGTACCTGGATCAACTGGTGGGGCAGTTTGGCGTGCTGGGCATACAGGATGGGTATGTGAACCGGCTGGCCGATCTGGTCGAAGCGGCCTGA
- a CDS encoding diguanylate cyclase domain-containing protein produces the protein MGEACGQCSSPLLDLNRFKQLNDQHGHEVGDQLLVEVAHGCARWCAIATR, from the coding sequence ATGGGCGAGGCATGTGGTCAGTGCTCCAGCCCGTTGCTGGACCTGAATCGCTTCAAACAACTCAACGACCAGCATGGCCACGAGGTGGGCGACCAGCTGCTGGTGGAGGTGGCACACGGCTGCGCACGGTGGTGCGCGATAGCGACGCGGTGA
- a CDS encoding long-chain fatty acid--CoA ligase → MTLTELTLPQMLRERARTDAHRIAIRQKDFGIWKPVNWARYYERASHFGLGLRALGLPAGGHVGVISENRIEWVLAQMGAGLVGAVTVGVYPTSPTNEVAYVVGHADIEIMVCEDQEQTDKLLAALPELPRLKKIVVMETKGLRSFAPEVRQFIATFDEVEKLGASSAQQTLIDAALARQQLDDVGLMIYTSGSTGKPKGAMISYRNIRGVVPGIVDRLELNADTTHLSYLPLCHVAEQMLTSFVPLYIGSQVNFGESIRTVQEDLREVAPTMFLGVPRIWEKMHAAISIKLQETGALRRTLFHKAYNACKPLAEKPRARWSIGDMFTYTACYWLVFRALQNFIGLREAKVALTGAAPIPPDVVRFFRVLGVPLVEVYGLTESTGMVTGHRLHDVVVGTVGVPASGVEWRIAKSGDELGGELHIKGDMVFAGYYKNPEATAASIVDGWLHTGDVVRAVEGQLKIVDRLKDIMITAGGKNLTPSEIENTMKGSPFIKECIVVAEGRKFVGALVMIDHETVGKWAEARRIPFTHFRSLVEHPEVRGLIGTEINTGNQRLAQVSQIRQFHLLTKELDHDDGEVTATMKVRRSSIYKTYAAEIEALYH, encoded by the coding sequence ATGACTCTTACCGAACTCACCCTGCCCCAGATGCTGCGCGAACGCGCACGCACCGATGCACACCGCATCGCCATCCGGCAAAAGGACTTTGGCATCTGGAAGCCCGTCAACTGGGCGCGCTACTACGAGCGCGCCAGCCACTTCGGTCTGGGCCTCCGTGCGCTGGGCCTGCCCGCAGGCGGCCATGTGGGCGTGATCTCGGAAAACCGCATCGAATGGGTGCTGGCACAGATGGGCGCAGGCCTGGTGGGTGCCGTCACCGTGGGTGTGTACCCCACCAGCCCCACCAACGAGGTGGCCTATGTGGTGGGCCATGCCGACATCGAGATCATGGTCTGCGAAGACCAGGAGCAGACCGACAAGCTGCTGGCCGCGCTGCCCGAGCTGCCGCGCCTGAAAAAGATCGTGGTCATGGAGACCAAGGGCCTGCGCAGCTTTGCGCCCGAGGTGCGGCAGTTCATCGCCACCTTTGACGAGGTCGAAAAGCTGGGGGCATCGTCGGCCCAACAAACACTGATCGACGCAGCGCTGGCACGCCAGCAACTCGATGATGTGGGCCTGATGATCTACACCTCGGGCTCCACCGGCAAGCCCAAGGGCGCGATGATTTCGTACCGCAACATTCGCGGTGTGGTGCCAGGCATTGTCGACCGGCTGGAGCTCAACGCCGACACCACGCACCTGTCGTACCTGCCGCTGTGCCACGTGGCCGAGCAGATGCTGACCAGTTTTGTGCCGCTGTACATCGGCTCGCAGGTGAACTTTGGCGAATCCATCCGCACCGTGCAGGAAGACCTGCGCGAGGTGGCGCCCACCATGTTCCTCGGCGTGCCGCGCATCTGGGAAAAGATGCACGCCGCCATCAGCATCAAGCTGCAAGAAACGGGGGCCTTGCGCCGCACGCTCTTCCACAAGGCCTACAACGCCTGCAAACCGCTGGCCGAGAAACCCCGTGCGCGTTGGAGCATCGGGGACATGTTCACCTACACGGCCTGCTACTGGCTGGTGTTCCGCGCACTGCAAAACTTCATCGGCCTGCGCGAAGCCAAGGTGGCGCTCACCGGCGCCGCGCCGATCCCGCCCGACGTGGTGCGGTTCTTTCGCGTGCTGGGTGTGCCGCTGGTCGAGGTGTATGGGCTGACCGAGTCGACCGGCATGGTCACCGGGCACCGGCTCCACGATGTGGTGGTGGGCACGGTGGGGGTGCCCGCCAGCGGCGTGGAATGGCGCATTGCCAAGTCCGGCGACGAGCTGGGCGGCGAGCTTCACATCAAGGGCGACATGGTGTTTGCGGGCTACTACAAGAACCCCGAAGCCACGGCCGCCAGCATCGTCGACGGCTGGCTGCATACGGGCGACGTGGTGCGCGCGGTGGAGGGCCAGCTCAAGATCGTGGACCGCTTGAAGGACATCATGATCACTGCGGGCGGCAAGAACCTCACGCCATCCGAGATCGAGAACACGATGAAGGGCAGCCCCTTCATCAAGGAATGCATCGTCGTGGCCGAGGGCCGCAAGTTTGTGGGCGCGCTGGTGATGATCGACCACGAAACCGTGGGCAAGTGGGCCGAGGCACGGCGCATTCCGTTCACGCACTTTCGCTCCCTGGTGGAGCACCCTGAGGTGCGCGGCCTCATCGGCACCGAAATCAACACCGGCAACCAGCGCCTGGCGCAGGTGTCACAAATCCGCCAGTTCCACCTGCTCACCAAAGAGCTGGACCACGACGATGGCGAGGTCACGGCGACGATGAAGGTGCGCCGCTCCAGCATCTACAAGACCTACGCCGCCGAGATCGAAGCGCTGTACCACTAG
- a CDS encoding enoyl-CoA hydratase/isomerase family protein has translation MKPTAPPLLLERDGPIATLRFNRPDALNAIDVPLANAFLAAVQTIATDASVRAVVLCGNGKGFMAGGDLATLRADPVQGAIDILTPLNAALLLLAQMNAPVIAQVHGVAAGAGLSLLLMADYVMMAEGTRLNLAYINLGTSCDVGASWALPRVVGLRKALEIALLGDAFTADDALRLGLANRVVPMADLQAATTALAQRLAAGPTLAYGAMKRLMRESMDHTLPEQLAAEKKAFVQCAGTEDFRTGVEAFHQRQSPRFAGH, from the coding sequence ATGAAACCTACCGCGCCCCCTTTGCTGCTGGAACGTGACGGCCCCATCGCCACCCTGCGATTCAACCGGCCCGATGCCCTCAACGCCATCGACGTGCCCCTGGCCAACGCCTTCCTCGCGGCGGTGCAGACCATTGCGACCGACGCGAGCGTGCGCGCCGTGGTGCTGTGTGGCAACGGCAAGGGCTTCATGGCCGGTGGCGACCTGGCAACCTTGCGCGCCGACCCCGTGCAGGGTGCCATCGACATCCTCACCCCGCTCAACGCCGCCCTGCTCCTGCTGGCCCAGATGAACGCGCCTGTCATCGCCCAGGTGCACGGCGTTGCAGCGGGTGCGGGCCTGAGCCTGCTGCTCATGGCCGACTACGTGATGATGGCCGAAGGCACGCGGCTGAACCTGGCCTACATCAACCTGGGCACCAGTTGCGACGTGGGCGCCTCGTGGGCGCTGCCGCGCGTGGTCGGGTTGCGCAAGGCGCTGGAGATCGCGCTGCTGGGCGATGCCTTCACCGCCGACGACGCACTGCGCCTGGGGCTGGCCAACCGCGTGGTGCCGATGGCAGACCTGCAAGCGGCCACCACCGCCTTGGCCCAACGCCTGGCCGCTGGGCCCACCCTGGCCTACGGCGCCATGAAGCGGCTGATGCGCGAGTCGATGGACCACACGCTGCCCGAGCAATTGGCCGCTGAAAAAAAGGCGTTTGTGCAGTGCGCGGGCACCGAGGACTTCCGCACGGGGGTGGAGGCTTTTCACCAACGCCAAAGCCCACGGTTTGCGGGCCACTGA